The genome window ATAAACAAGGGTTCCCAGTACGTTGAGGTAGTCGCGTTCGTCGGGAGTCAGTTCGCCTTTGTCCAACAGAGAGTCGATCTTTTTTTGAGTTGCAGTTAATTCCTATTCACCAGTTATGGGTCGGGGAGGAAATGTTTTGAGTAGTTCGATATAAGCGCTAGAGTTGTTCATGTAACTAGGCAATATTAAGCAAGTAATATTTGATCGTTTTAGTTGAATGATGTAATTGTTTAACCGCAGATTAACGCCGATTAACGCGGATATAATTTAGTTATTTATCCCTCATAACTCTTGAGGCAATTGATCGCGGTTGAAAACTTTGTACCGATCGCAGTACAATCGATCGATATTGCATCTGAGGAATCTCCCCATGTCAGAACAGTTTTCCACTGAGATTAGCGATCGCATCTGCACTCACATGAACGAAGACCATGCTAGTGCTGTGGTGCTATACGCTCAAGCATTTGGCGACCAACCGCAGGCAACGGAAGCTCAAATGCTCGCTATTGATGCCAACGGCATGGATTTAACCGCTAAAGTCAACGACGAAACAGTGCCTGTCAGAGTTAAATTCGATCGCACTTTAAAAGACGCCGAAGATGCTCACCACACTCTCATTGAAATGGTGAAACAAGCTCGAAAAGTTGCTAAGTAGTCACTTGCATACTAGGCTGTTATAATTTTAATGTTTGCAGTACGGAATTTAGTCCGCTTAAATAGTTGTTAAGGACTAACATCCTTACTACAAACCTTGAGTTTGGTTAAATCATTTTAACGACTAAAATCCTGACTGCGAACAAAATATTTAATAAAGTTGAATATACCTCTAAAATATCCACTAAAATGACAGAAAATAACCCAAAACCCAAAGAATTAGATATCGTCAAGGGCAGTAAAAATAACCATTTCGAGGCACTGGTAAAGCGGCTGGATTTGATGATTCGCGCCCGCTATTCGCTGCTGTACATTGTCGGCGCGGAGGAGGAACCTGTCGAAGCCGTAATTGCCCAAGTAGCGCTGCAAGTAACTCCCGCGCGCCGGGTGTTGTTCTGGGATCTCGTGCGGGGCTGGGAGGATAACGGTTCTGGGAAAGGTTCGGTAATGGCGGCGCTCGATCGCGTCAGCAAAACTGCTGTTGAAGAATATACCATATTTGTCCTGCGGGATTTGCACCCGATTTTGAAATATCCATACAGCGAAAAAAGCGCGGCGGTAGTGCGAGAATTGCGGAATTTAACGCGGGAATTGAAGCGCAGCAAAAAAACTATAGTTCTTACTTCTCACACGCTGGAATTGCCGGAGGAATTGAAAGAAGAAGTCACAGTAATTGATTTTCCTTTGCCCAACGTGCAAGAAATCGACAGTTTAATTTCCCACGTTGTCGAAAAGCCGCAACAGTTGCAAGTTAGCGGTTTAGCAAGGGAACAGTTGGTTAAAGCTTGTCAGGGTTTGAGTCGCGCTAGAATCGGGCGGGTTTTGGCTAAAGCTTTGGCCGCCAAACAGCAAATTAACGAGTCAGATATTGACGGAGTTTTGGAGGAAAAACAGCAAGCAATTCGCCAAACGGGCATTTTGGAGTTTTTCAACTCCAGAGAATCCCTAAAAAGTGTGGGCGGATTGGAGAATTTGAAGCAGTGGGTAAAGATGCGGCAAGATGCTTTTACTGACGAAGCGCGCCGCTACGGTATACCGAATCCGAAAGGAGTTTTGTTAGTAGGAATTCAAGGCACTGGCAAATCTTTATCTGCGAAAACTATTGCTTGCGAATGGCGTTTGCCGCTGCTGCGGTTGGATACTGGGAGATTGTTTGGCGGCGTGGTCGGGGAAAGCGAAAGCCGCGTCAGGCAAATGATACAATTAGCAGAGGCGATCGCACCTTGCGTTTTGTGGATCGATGAAATAGATAAAGCCTTCGGCAACATTATCAGCGGCAGCGACGGCGATTCGGGAACTTCGCGCCGGGTATTCGGCAGTTTGATTACTTGGATGCAGGAAAAAACCAGTCCGGTGTTTATTGTCGCAACTGCAAATAACGTCAGGATTTTGCCGGCAGAGTTGCTGAGAAAGGGCAGGTTTGATGAAATTTTCTTTTTGAATTTGCCCTCAGAATCGGAACGGCAAGATATTTTTAAAGTGCATTTGCAGCGTTTGCGGCCGACTAGATTGCGCGAGTTTGATTTGGGGGTTTTGGCGAAACGCGCTGAGAATTTTAGCGGTGCAGAAATCGAGCAAGTGGTAATAGATGGATTGTATCGAGCCTTTGGCACCTTTGTCAACGGGCAGCGCCGGGATTTGATGACCGAGGATATTTTGAGGTCGATCGAGGATACAGTACCTTTAGCTGCGATCGCGCGATCGCAAATTGAAGATTTGAAACGGTGGGCGGCGGAAGCGGGCGCGAGAACAGCTTCTAACGATACTCACTTAATTGATGAATTGAAACGCTACAGCCAGGGGCGAAGGGATGCGATCGACAATTAACTTAATTTGTAGGGTGCGTCAGTTCACGTCTAATTAATTCTAGGAAAAATTACATCTGACGCACCTTCCTAATCGCATGGCGCGTCACTTCATGGCTGATTAATTATCCCAAAAATCTCCAGTTATGACGCACCATACTACTACGAACCTAATTTAAAAACATCAGCAAGAATAGCAGTTTGCTCAACCATTCTCCCCGCATCCGGCGAATCGTAAACCACTAACAGCGAATTCTCCTTCCCCAAATATGGAAACAGGCTCAATCCCTCAGCATTGTCCGTACCAACCTTAAAAGGCAAGTCAAACAATACCTCCAAATCTCCCCCATCTTGCCCAGTAATACTGTCGCCCGATCGCCCTAAAATCCCCTTTAACCGAAAAAGCCTCATCGCCCCAGATAAAGTCATCGTCGGCCCGGCTAAAACCATCAAATCTTCCCCGTTCCAGCACAATTCTCGCACCCCCAAACCGTTCAGATCGACAAAATGTTTCTTGTACAATTTCCCTCCTTCCCCAATTTCCTTAAGCCTTAAAACTCCCGGTTCTGCCTCTTCAACTTCTATTTCTAAAATTATCGCCCAACCCCGCAGCACCGGCCCCCGCAAACCGAGCAAAATGCGATCGCCCCGCACCGCCAACCCTTCAATATCAAAGCCATTTTCTTTACTGGGAATCGGCACAGATAAATACAAGCCGAGGTGGCTGTCATCTTTGAGCGCGTCTGTCAGCAAATTACCCGTTTTTGTCCGCTGAAGACATCCCGCTTTCAGTTGGGTTTCGGGATTGTCTGAATGGGAAATTGACTCGCACAAAATTCCGTCTTTCATAGGAATGCGCGCCAGCAAATAGCGGTTGACATCAGTCTCGATTTGTGCTAATCTTTCAATGTCTTTGTCTGCGTCTTTGCCTTTAGCTTTCTTGCGTTTTGTGCTGTGAGAACCGACCAGCCAAAGATAATCCCTGCTGAAATCAATTCCTTCGATATCAATTTCGGATTCTCCAGATAGATGGATCAAATCTGCGATCGCAAATCTTTGATGTTTTCCAAAAATATGAGGCGCGACAGGCGACAAACGCTCGATCGAAGTCGTTTCATCGGAACCCAGCCACAAATGACCATCGGGAGTTAAAGCAACAGCGGATAAGTCTGTAATAATATCAGCGGCTTCGCTGTTGAATTGCAGCAGCAGCCGACCGAGCAAAAAAGATTCTGGCATAATTATTAGCACCAAAACTATTGTTACGGTCAGTCATTATATAGCCTTTTTTAGATAGATGAGGTACAAGTTTAGATTTTAGATTTTAGATTTTAGATTTTAGATTGGGGGATTGAGGAATTGTTAATTAATTAGTAAATACCTCATCTTTATGAGAAGCGCTATAGCTAAAGTTGCTTGAAACTCAGAGGTTGTACCATTCTCAATCAGGCTTTTATGGGCGGGCTCGCCTGCCAAACCCCTACTCCCCACAAGAAAGAAAATTAATCAGTTGTGAAACAGGCCGGAAAGCCTGTTGATGACAGAGGTGCAAAAAGAAAATTAATCAGTTGTGAAACAGGCCGGAAAGCCTGTTGATGACAGAGGTGCAAAAAGAAAATTAATCAGTTGTGAAACAGGCCGGAAAGCCTGTTGATGACAGAGGTGCAAAAAGAAAATTCATCAGTTGTGAAATAGGCCGGAAAGCCTGTTGATGACGCTTTGAGACAGAAGTTTTTCACCCCAGGCGGGCAAAATCGCAGTCGGCGGTCATTCTGCCGCAAACCGAACCTCCACAGACGGATAA of Oscillatoria nigro-viridis PCC 7112 contains these proteins:
- a CDS encoding DUF2470 domain-containing protein — translated: MSEQFSTEISDRICTHMNEDHASAVVLYAQAFGDQPQATEAQMLAIDANGMDLTAKVNDETVPVRVKFDRTLKDAEDAHHTLIEMVKQARKVAK
- a CDS encoding AAA family ATPase, with protein sequence MTENNPKPKELDIVKGSKNNHFEALVKRLDLMIRARYSLLYIVGAEEEPVEAVIAQVALQVTPARRVLFWDLVRGWEDNGSGKGSVMAALDRVSKTAVEEYTIFVLRDLHPILKYPYSEKSAAVVRELRNLTRELKRSKKTIVLTSHTLELPEELKEEVTVIDFPLPNVQEIDSLISHVVEKPQQLQVSGLAREQLVKACQGLSRARIGRVLAKALAAKQQINESDIDGVLEEKQQAIRQTGILEFFNSRESLKSVGGLENLKQWVKMRQDAFTDEARRYGIPNPKGVLLVGIQGTGKSLSAKTIACEWRLPLLRLDTGRLFGGVVGESESRVRQMIQLAEAIAPCVLWIDEIDKAFGNIISGSDGDSGTSRRVFGSLITWMQEKTSPVFIVATANNVRILPAELLRKGRFDEIFFLNLPSESERQDIFKVHLQRLRPTRLREFDLGVLAKRAENFSGAEIEQVVIDGLYRAFGTFVNGQRRDLMTEDILRSIEDTVPLAAIARSQIEDLKRWAAEAGARTASNDTHLIDELKRYSQGRRDAIDN
- a CDS encoding DUF3616 domain-containing protein, with the translated sequence MPESFLLGRLLLQFNSEAADIITDLSAVALTPDGHLWLGSDETTSIERLSPVAPHIFGKHQRFAIADLIHLSGESEIDIEGIDFSRDYLWLVGSHSTKRKKAKGKDADKDIERLAQIETDVNRYLLARIPMKDGILCESISHSDNPETQLKAGCLQRTKTGNLLTDALKDDSHLGLYLSVPIPSKENGFDIEGLAVRGDRILLGLRGPVLRGWAIILEIEVEEAEPGVLRLKEIGEGGKLYKKHFVDLNGLGVRELCWNGEDLMVLAGPTMTLSGAMRLFRLKGILGRSGDSITGQDGGDLEVLFDLPFKVGTDNAEGLSLFPYLGKENSLLVVYDSPDAGRMVEQTAILADVFKLGS